The nucleotide window CTCCTAAAGGGAGTTATCATTGCGGCGTATGGTGGAATTGTTCTAGGATTAGTCGAAAATATAGTAAAACCAAAGATCATAGGAGACAAAGCAAAACTGCATCCTGCGCTTGTTTTCCTCGGTGTCTTGGGTGGAATCTCACTCTTCGGCTTTATAGGATTTTTCCTTGGTCCAATCATCCTTGCGGTCTTGTTCACATTGATAAGAATTTATGAAAAAGAAAAATTGATTCAAATGAACAGAAGAAAAAGAAACGAGAAAGACGGTGCATAATGAAATTAAAAGTCAAAAATCTTCCCATAGGAACAGGAGATATCACTATCGCGGTTCTTTGTGATAGAGACGCGACACGCATGGACTTGCGGCCTGCGGATCGTATTCTCATAAAATTTGGGAGCAGGAAAGTAGTCGCGACAGTGGACATCATTGGAAGAGTGAATGGCGACAAAAAGGCGAATCATAAAGCGCACATGATTTGCTGCGGAGATATTGGACTGTTCTTGGAGTCGCAGAGTGCGCTTGAAGTCAAGACAGGAGATGTTGTAGAAATCCTCCCCGCGCAAAAGCCAGTTTCTATTCAGTATATCAAGAAAAAATTGGAAGGAAAACGATTAACTGCAAAAGAGCTACAGACAATCATCAAAGACATTGCCGCGAGAAATATTTCTGACATAGAACTCACGTATTTTGTCACTGCATGTTATCTGAATGAACTTGATATGAATGAAATCACTGCATTAACGCATGCGATGGTGAGTTCTGGAAACACCCTCAATCTTCCGCAGAAAGTTATTGTCGACAAACATTGCATTGGAGGTGTTGCGGCGAACAGAACTTCAATGGTTGTTGTTCCTATTCTTGCTGCGGCAGGGCTAACCATTCCTAAAACATCCTCCCGATCGATTACGAGCGCAGCAGGAACTGCAGACACTGTGGAAGTGCTTTGCCCAGTAGTATTCTCACTTCCTGAAATGAAACAAATCATCAAGAAAACAAATGGCTGCCTTGTCTGGGGTGGAGCGATGAGTCTTGCCCCTGCGGATGACAAAATTATTCAGGTGGAACATCCTGTTTCTCTTGATCCAACAGGACAATTATTGGCAAGCATTATGGCAAAAAAGAAATCTGTCGGCGCGACGCACGTCCTTATCGACATTCCTGTGGGAAGAGGCGCGAAGATTACCGATATGACGCATGCGCGATCGCTAGAAAAGAAATTCGTCGAGCTCGGAAAACGATTGCATATGAAAGTCGCTGCGATTATTACTGATGGGTCCGAACCAGTCGGGAATGGAATAGGACCTTCATTAGAAGCGCGCGACGTGTTGTGGACGTTAAAGAATAACGCGAAAGGATCCATACTTCTGAAAAATAAAAGTATCCGAATGGCGGGAATGCTTCTTGAACTCACAGGAAAAGCAAAGAAAGGAACTGGTCAAGATATAGCAAGAGAAATTATGGAAACAGGAAAAGCGTATCAGAAATTCATGGACATCATTGTCGCGCAGGGTGGAAAAGCAATTAAACCAGAGAGCATTCGCCTCGCGAAGAAATCATATACCATTACTGCAAAAAAGAGTGGCACGATTAGTCATATAGATAATGAGTTGATGAATAAAATCGCGAGAATCGCGGGCGCGCCGCATGATCAAGAAGCAGGAGTCTATTTGTACCATCACAAAGGAGACAAGGTAACGAAAGGAGAACGATTGTTTACTGTCTATTCTGACAGCCAAGAACGATTGGATTATGCGTTAGAAATCACAAAGACGAAAAATGCAGTGGAGATGAGGTGAATAAGATTACTCTATTCTTTTGTATGCGCCTTCTGCCGTTGTTCTAAGGCCAAATATTCGTCTACACGAAGCCATATACCAACCAAGTGTAGGTCCAATAAATGGAGATGCATAAAATAAATTTTCGGCACCATTTTTTACTTTTTCAATATTAATTTCTCCTTCAGAAACAAGAGTGCCCACCGCAAGAACAGTTGCATAAACCGGTATTTGAAATGTGTTAAACGCGAGTAAATCAACAACTCTCTTCCTTACAAAGCCGGCACTTTCATTGGTTTTTGTATAGTGATAAACTTTTTCTGTCCACCAGCCATAGGGAGCTGAAGTAAGAACATTTGTCCCACATGAAGCAATTCTTGCTGCAACAATTCCAGAAAGATTTAATCCTGATAGAGCGTCGAGAACAGCTCCAACAACAGTGGTATAAGTAATGTTACTAAACGTATCCACAGCAGCAACTTTTTTTGAAGAGCGGGGAGTATCTGCAACAATTTTTTCAAGAGAGGTTGGTTCATTCATCGAAGTCTAGAAAGGACGCCTGTTTTATAAAGTTTTCCAGAAATCACTACCTAAGAGTTAGAATAATCTGAGATTAAGAAAAACAATCAACCTACTCCTTCATGCCCTGAAACGCCAGTAAATCTTCCATCGTCAATTTAACTTTTTTACCGCCAGACTTCAGTTTCTCTTCAACAGTGCGCACTTTTTCCGCAAGGGTCTTTTTGTTTTGTTCTTCAGTGGAGCGTTCTTGTTCAAAGCGTTGCTTTTTCTTAGTCTCACGCATTTCGCGAAGTTCAGGCAATAACATTTTCAATTGAGAGCTCGTTTCATTGAACTGCTTTTTGAGTTCCATAAATTTGTCATGCGCTTCTTTCTCAACTTTTTTGAGCTCATCAATTTTTTTGGATTCTGTAATAAGCGCTTCGTGTTTTGTCTGGCTTTCTTTCGCGCTTTCCTGAACAACTTTGTGCGCATCGTTTGCCTGTTTTTTAAGATCAGAAATTTCCTTGGAAACGCCGCGGGATTTTGCCCAGCCTTCTTCTGCTTTCATCGCGGTAGCGTATTGTTTTCGAAGCGTATTAATCGTCTTCATCATCTGTTTTTCTTTATCAAAGGAAAGTCCTTCTGTTTCAATTCGCTTTTCAAGGCCTGCGATTTGTTTGCGAAGTTCTTCAGGGTGCATTTTTCGCTCGACTTTCACTTCTTCTTTCTTGTCGCCTTGAAGGGATTTTGCCTCTTTGACTTTTTCAGAAATAATTTTGTTCAACTCATCGCGCTTTTTCTTTTCCTGCTGAACAGTCGCGCTGAGCGCGTTTCGTTTTTCGAGAGAATCTTTGATTTTTTGGATTTCTGCTTTGATTTGATTGCCAATTTCAAGCCGTTTCGCGAACCATTTTTCTTTTTCATCGTTGATCGCGTTAAGCTTTGCTTTCAATTCCTGAACAGAAGTATGAGGATCAGAATGTTTTGACTGAGAAGTTTCTTCTGAAGCTGGTGATTTTGGTTGTTCTTCCATGGTATTCATCGTTGTGCTCGTTCTACTGATCTAAAAGTTGAAAAAAATAACACAGACGCGCCAATGTTATTATGCTCGCCTATCCCATGCCTGAAGGCATGGGTTTTACGGCTCGCAAACTCTTGTTGGCGCGTCTGTGGAATTAAAAAGTGGGCGTGCTGTGGGCAATTCATCCACTGACCTGAAGGTCGTGGTTTTCTTGCCCACTTTTTAATAAAGATAAAAAATAAAAAATCTATCCGAAAAGTGCGCCGAGGCCTGCTGCTGCTGCGCCTTCATCAACTTTCTTTTCTTCTTTCTTTTCAGCTTTCTTTTCAGCTGGAGCTGCTGCTGCCGGAGCTGCTGCAATCTGTACTGCTGCTGCTTTTTCGATAGCTTCGTCAATGTTGACGCCTTCGAGTGCCGCGACAAGTGCTTTAACACGAGTTTCATCTACTTTAACATGCGCTGCTTCCAACACTTTCTTAACAGTCGCTTCATCTACTTTTTGTCCTGCTTTGTGCAGTAACATTGCTGCGTATACATATTCCATTTTCTTTGCCTCCTAGTATTAGGTTCTAACATCCACTTGCTTCTTTGACACTGAGCATTTCGCGCTGTGCTTTTGCCAAGATGTCACCAGCAAGTTCTTTTGTCATTATTCCTCTGCTCACGCCCAAGCCTTTTGCGTCTTTGAAAGCTTTCTGTACAAGGAACGATGTTGTGCCTTTCGTCGGATATGCAATGTCAACTGCAAGGTTGAATGCCCATCGTCCAGCTTGACTCAAATTGTTCATGTACACAGTTTCGTCGATAGCCAAAACTTGTTTTGTGAATATGCTTCCTTTTTCATACACTGCGGTGAGGTCAAGACCAATTTCCATTGGTTCAACGCCAAGTCGTGTAAGAAGTGCCGCGAGTTTATCAGAGATAACATCTCCTTTTCTTGCGACAATAGAATCTGCTTTGATAACAACTTTTCCACCATCAATACCTGCTTTCAAACCAACAGCGCCAAGTTCACCAATGATTGGTCCTGGTGCGAAACTTGTTGGACCTGCTTTGACTTCAATGTCATTTGGTGCAACTTGTCCTGCTTTTGCTGGTGCTTTTGATTTGTTTTTCCCAAGCTTTTTTTGAAGCGCGAAAGGATTGTCTTTGGTAAAAATCATTGCAGGCATGCCTTCCATGTATGGAACAAGCTGTTCAATACCTGGTTTTTTTGCTTTAACCTGATCGATTGCTTTTTTGAGTAATCGTCGTTTGGTCATGCGAAGAACAACAGTGCTTCGAAGTTGCGCGCGCATGTTTTGCAATTGTTTTGTTGGGAGGTTGTTCA belongs to Candidatus Woesearchaeota archaeon and includes:
- a CDS encoding 50S ribosomal protein L10 — encoded protein: MAEKISATKKEKQGTVQEFVSLMEEYPIVGVVNMNNLPTKQLQNMRAQLRSTVVLRMTKRRLLKKAIDQVKAKKPGIEQLVPYMEGMPAMIFTKDNPFALQKKLGKNKSKAPAKAGQVAPNDIEVKAGPTSFAPGPIIGELGAVGLKAGIDGGKVVIKADSIVARKGDVISDKLAALLTRLGVEPMEIGLDLTAVYEKGSIFTKQVLAIDETVYMNNLSQAGRWAFNLAVDIAYPTKGTTSFLVQKAFKDAKGLGVSRGIMTKELAGDILAKAQREMLSVKEASGC
- the alaE gene encoding L-alanine exporter AlaE, which gives rise to MNEPTSLEKIVADTPRSSKKVAAVDTFSNITYTTVVGAVLDALSGLNLSGIVAARIASCGTNVLTSAPYGWWTEKVYHYTKTNESAGFVRKRVVDLLAFNTFQIPVYATVLAVGTLVSEGEINIEKVKNGAENLFYASPFIGPTLGWYMASCRRIFGLRTTAEGAYKRIE
- the rpl12p gene encoding 50S ribosomal protein P1, whose protein sequence is MEYVYAAMLLHKAGQKVDEATVKKVLEAAHVKVDETRVKALVAALEGVNIDEAIEKAAAVQIAAAPAAAAPAEKKAEKKEEKKVDEGAAAAGLGALFG
- a CDS encoding AMP phosphorylase gives rise to the protein MKLKVKNLPIGTGDITIAVLCDRDATRMDLRPADRILIKFGSRKVVATVDIIGRVNGDKKANHKAHMICCGDIGLFLESQSALEVKTGDVVEILPAQKPVSIQYIKKKLEGKRLTAKELQTIIKDIAARNISDIELTYFVTACYLNELDMNEITALTHAMVSSGNTLNLPQKVIVDKHCIGGVAANRTSMVVVPILAAAGLTIPKTSSRSITSAAGTADTVEVLCPVVFSLPEMKQIIKKTNGCLVWGGAMSLAPADDKIIQVEHPVSLDPTGQLLASIMAKKKSVGATHVLIDIPVGRGAKITDMTHARSLEKKFVELGKRLHMKVAAIITDGSEPVGNGIGPSLEARDVLWTLKNNAKGSILLKNKSIRMAGMLLELTGKAKKGTGQDIAREIMETGKAYQKFMDIIVAQGGKAIKPESIRLAKKSYTITAKKSGTISHIDNELMNKIARIAGAPHDQEAGVYLYHHKGDKVTKGERLFTVYSDSQERLDYALEITKTKNAVEMR